Within Winogradskyella helgolandensis, the genomic segment TTTCATTTATGGTTACTTTTTTTCTAGCATCATCAATACCTGCTTCAGCATTTTCTAATCCTTTACCAATACCAAGAGACATAGCTATAACACTGCCTTCTCTTGCTGATTTTTGAACAGCCTCAATACCTTTTGCTAGGTAATCTTCATAAGTCATGCCAAAACTTTCATGTTCAAAGCCTTCTATGTAAGAACCATCAAAGAATTTTAAGTATTCCCTTCCTGAATCTTCAAATTCTGGTCGCACACGAAGAATATTTGCAATTAATAAGTTGTCTTTTCCTATTTGAGCGTCTAAATCTGCCATCATGGATAAATAACCAATTTTAATTGCTTCTCGTTTTTCTTCTCCAACACGATTGTTAAAAAACATAGGCACTAAAACTTTAATATTGGCATCTAAAAACACCCCATCAATAAATGGGCTTTCGGTAACTTTTTTCACATGGTTTATCCAATATTCACGAACATAGTCTTCAGAGATATCAAAGAAGCCTGTTCTACCGTTTGGCATCAACGCTTTTTGTCCTTTAGTGTTAACTAATAAAGCTTCGGGATGTTTATATAAGAATTCTTCATCTTCATTATAACCTCCCCAGTTTACAATAACATTCTTGTAGTATAATATTTTAGCATCAGGATTTATTTTTTTTACCGCTTTAGCTGCTCTAATAGTCCCTGTTTCCGTGGATCCATACGCTTTACTTCCCGTTGTTTTTTCAAAGGTTATTAAAGGGAATTTTGAAAGGTAGGTTAGCTCCTCTTTTGTAAATGCTTCAGATTTACGCAGATGCATATACAACGGCATTTTGTCCCAAGAAAATTCAGGTAATTTTTGTTTTACTAAAGCTGTCTCTTGTTTTTGTACTGAACACGTACATAAAGAAACGGCTAATAAAACTACTAAAAAGGACGATTTAAAATGCATTGTTACCTCTCGTTAATTTAATTGTATTTTTAGCTATTCTGTGATTATTTTAAAACAAATAGCCGATTGATTTGGGATATTTTTAAAATCATATGTAATAGCCAAACCATCTTTGTTTCGGTTCCAGCTAATGGTTTCATCGCTACCTAACAACTGTATCTCTTTTATATTCTTTTGTAAGAGCCCATCTTGCTTTAACACCTTAATCAAAATATCTTCTGTTGGAGGTGCTAATAGAAAAGCGTAAAGATTTCCATCTTTTGTGGTAAAACGAATGTCTTTTTCTGAGAATTCCTTTAAGTTCTCACCAGCGCGTTTTGTCACAATTTCTAAAGGCCCTTCCCCAAAAGTTTTCCAAGGTCTGGTATTGTAAATACCGTCTTGATTTATTTTTACAAAGGCACCAAAGTCGCTTAACATTTTTATTTGATTTTCAGGAATCGTTCCATCCCCTTTTAGCGCCAAATTAATCATTACAATACCATTTTTACTAATCGCATCAATAGCATTACCAATTAAAACATTTAAAGACATTTTAGTGAAAGCATCTTTTCTGTAAAACCAGCTTCCAGATAAATCGGTTGCCCATATCCATGGATGCTCTTGTTGTTCCCCAAACATTCCGCGTTCTAAGTTATACGTAAATGCAGCTTTATTCTCTTTAGCATTTTTAAAGGATAAGACAGTGGTTTGTTTGCCGTTATTCTCTTTTAAATCCCTATTTAAATACTCTGAAAATAGTTTAACACCTAATCCTTTTCCGGTTTTTATAGTTGGATAAGGCGAATCGTTATTAAACATGTCAGGATCGTATTTCTCTATTAAATCCCAAGACCGCTTGTACCAATGTTCGTTCCAGCTATCTTGACTCGCAAATTCTTTAGTATCATAATCCATATTAAAGAATTCCCATTCTGGTGTGCCTTTTTTCTGAAATTTCCGAGCCGTCCTAAAAAAGCGAGGTGACCAATATAAGTGTGTAGATACTCCAAATTTTAAATCATGTTTATATGCCGCATCTTTCCATTCTCTAAGGATATCTTTCTTTGGGCCCATTTTTACAGAATTCCAAGGAAAGAAAGAATCATACATGTCAAAATTATCATGGTGTGTTGCCACTGGCATTATAAAACGTGCTCCAGAAGCTTTAACAAACTGAACAATCTTATCTGCATCAAAATTTTCAGCTTTAAAATCTGCTATAAATTTTTCGTAACCAAATTCTGAAGGAGGTCCATAACGTTCCGTATGCCATTTGGTTAATCTTACGGTTCGCAGTCTGTCTGGTTCATTTCTAGCATCATAATCTTCATCACCATACATTCGTCTTCCGTAGTGTGATCCATCTTCAACTCTGTTTTCGTCTATTGAAGACGGAATTCCCCAATGCATCCAAACACCAATTTTACCATCTTGAAACCATTCTGGAACCTGATAGTTTTCAGCCATAGATTTCCAATTCGCATCAATTACTTTTTCAGCCGACTTAGTTTGACCGAAAACAAAACAAGTACTTAATGTAAAAAAAAAGATGATTATAAGCTTTTCTATAGACATCTGTGTTCATTTATCGTATACATACAAAGTAACCATTTACTAATTTATTAAGGCTTCTCTATTCCGTCATTTTTTTGCTGTAAAAATTCAAACGCACTGATATAGCTTGATTCTTAATGGGTGTGGTTGAAATGAGAAAATTTTAAAGCGAACTGAGCAAGCTGATTTATCTTATTTGATACATATTTGTAATCACACAAACTAACTCATCATGTCATGAAAAAAAATAAAACTAAAAGCTTATTGTTTTTGATTCTGCTCCAATGCTTTATTGGTTTTGCTCAAGAACAAATTATTACAGGTAAAGTTACAGATGAAAATAATATCCCTTTACCAGGAGCAAGTATTATAGAAAAAGGCACTAAAAATGGTGCGACGACTAATATGGAGGGTGAATATACTATACTGTTAAAGAATGTTGATGCTGTATTAGAGTTTTACTATTTAGGTTTTAAGTCTGTAGAATATTCTACTGCAGGAAAGAATCTTATTAATGTTAAGATGGTAACCGATTCCGAGTCATTAGATGAAGTTGTTATTAATATAGGAATACGTGCTTCGCATTTAGCTGAAGTAAGAGCTAAAAGAGATGCAGCTACTGTAATAGAAGCTATTACACCAGAAGATATTGGGGATTTTTCAGACACCAACGCAGCAGATGCTTTGCAAAGAGTTGCAGGAGTACAAATAGAAAGAGATGTTGATGGGGTGTCTGGAGACAGAGTTTCTATTAGAGGTATAGGGCCACAATTTGTTGGTGTAACAGTGAATGGTCGTACACCTTTATCTGCAGGTAATGAAGGTAAGTCTGATTTTAGAAAGTTTAATTTAAATGTTATCCCTACCGAAATTATTTCAGGAGCAAGAATTCATAAGACAGCCCAGGCTAAAGAAGTAACAACGAATATTGGAGGTTCTGTAGATTTTCAAACTATAAGACCGTTAGACGCAAGATATAGAAAGAAGAATTATTTTGCTAGTATAAATGTAAGAGGCGCATCTAATACACCAATTGATGAACTTGATTTTGGTCAAAGATTTTCAGGTGTTTATGGAACAAAAATAAATGATAAACTGGGTATTGCTGTTTCAATTATTTATGCCGATGAAGACAATATAAAAGATGAAACTTCTTTAAGAGGAATTACACAGGGTATAAATCTTACCGATGAAAATGGGACAGAGTATTCTGATGTAATTGTGGGAAGAACCATTAATAATTCATTGTTAAGAAAAAATGAAGTGCGTTTTGCAACATCTGCAGCTATACAATGGAGACCAATAGAAGAAATAGATATGGTATTAGACTATACCCGAACAAATGTAGAAGCTAATTCGGATAGACAGCAATTTCAGATAGGTTTGGGTAGTACAGGAGCTACTCAATTGTTAGGAGGAAACCATATTTTTGATGAAGGAGATCTTGATTTTAATGGAAATATATTAACGTATATAAGTCCTTCTTCAGAAGACAATGCTAGGACTACCATTACGAATGCAAATCAATTTTATGATAATCACTCAACCAATAATATAGTTGGTTTAAATACAACTTTTACACCAATAAATAAATTAAAAATCATATCAGATATTTCGTATTCTGATTTAGATTTTTTTCAAAATTTAACACAAATAACTCACAGAGTTCAAGGACGTAACGGAGGATATGATCAAACAAGTTTAGATATTGATTTGAGAGGGGAAATTCCTAGTTATGGATTACCCGCAGAGGCTTTTGATCCAACTTCTTTCGACCTTAATAGAGTTTCACGCAGACTGATTAAAACTAAAGGGTATAATTATGCTACAAAATTTGATTTTGAATATGAGTTTGATAAAAAATCAAAAATAACTTTTGGAACTAGATATGCGGTAACTGATTTTGAAGCTAGACAAACAACTTCCTCACATACAGATAGTGATCAATTAAGTGGTCTGTATGGAGGTATTGTAGCGGAACTAAATGAAAGTGGTGCTTATAGTGATCTTTTAGGAGAAATTACAGGCGTAGGTTTTAATGAAGGCAATGTTGCTGGTTTGGAAAACGGATGGGTTAGAGTCCCTGGGCAAGCTGTACTAGATTTATTACCAGGGTATGCTGATATCGATGGAGGAAGTATTTTTGATTTTGATATAGATTTAAAAGACGTAGAGGCAGAAGAAAATAATTTAGGTTTTGATGCTAGAAGATCTTATGGTGCGAATGAAGCTAGTACTGATTTTTATACACAAATGGATATTAAAACAGCACTATTTAAGCTACCTGTAAGTTTTAATTTTGGAGTTAGAGCTGTAAGAACACAAAATAAATCAAGAGGATTTAGTGGAGTAACATTCGAAGATGCAGATACTGGTGATGATCTTGATGAGTTTTCAACAGAGAATTTTTACTATGAAGTAGAAACTTCAAGATGGGACGTATTACCTAGCTTTAATGCTAATTTATCATTAAAAAGAAATGTGAAGTTGAGATTAAGTGCTTATAAAGGAGTTTCAAGACCAAAGTTTGTTGATCTAATTCCAAACAATGAGATTACTTTTCTAACCAATATTGATCCTGCAGATGCAGCAGACTTAGCTAATTCGGGATTAAGAGGAACTATTGTTTCTGGTAACCCTGACTTAAAACCTTATACAGCGTGGATGTATGATACTACTTTGGAGTTTTATACTAATAACGGAGGTGCTTTTATTTTTAGTGCTTTTTATAAAGATCTTAAAAATTATATAGTAAAAGCAGTAACACCAGATCAAACATATCCAGGTGAAGAATTATTAGGGATACCATTACCTGATGGCACAGGTGGTACTGATGATTTGACTGGTTTGTTATTTGATATAACCAAGCCAATAAACATTACAGATGGCCGAATTTATGGTTTTGAAGTGGGACTTAATCAACACCTTTCTTTCTTACCTGGTTTTGCAAAAGATTTTGGTATAAAAGCCAATTATTCTTACGTAGAGAGTGAATTTGATGGAGATTTAGGGGAACAAGCTGATGGTTTTCCTGGTACAGCTAAGCATAATGCTAATGGAACTTTATATTATGAGCGATCTGGTTTTTCACTAAGGTTTACGGCAGCTTATAGAGGTGATTACCTGAGTAATTTAGGCGCTATCGGAGGAAATACACGTGCAGATGAACCACACTATACTGAAGGAAGCACAACCCTTGGGATTACCCTTAGAAAGAGTTTATTAAATAAAAAATTACAATTTAGTGCAGGAGTATCTAACCTTACAGGTGAGGATATTCGAAGGTTTCAAGCGGGTGATACTCGAAATTTTTCAGCTTACTATAGTAGAAACCCTATTTGGAAATTTACAATGAGATATAAGTTTTAATAATAATTCTTGAGAATCATTAGCTAGATAACTTCAAATGACTCTCAAGACTATATCAATGCCATAAATATTAAAAGTCTAGAAAGACTAACAAAAGTTTTACAATCAATAATAGTACGTATATGTTTAAGAATAGATGTTTTATAGTGACCGTTTTACTAATCTTAATTAGTGTTTTGGACATACATTCTCAAGAAAAGGATAAAAAAGGAATGGAAGAAATGTGGGGTGAAACTAGTGTTACTGGTGATGCCTTAAAAAGTGGAAAAGCAAAGTTGTTTGATGAAGGCAACTACGGCATGTTTATTCACTGGGGTTTATTTTCAAATCTAGGTGGAGTATGGGAAGATAAAACCTATTACGGTATTGGTGAATGGCTAATGAGCAAACGTGTGGCCGATATTTCTCCAGAAGACTATATGGAAACCGCCAAAACGTTTAATCCTACCGAATTTGATGCTAAGTTGATTGCGCAATTGGCAAAAGATGCTGGTATGAAATACATTATCATTACCAGTAAACACCATGAAGGTTTCGCGATGTTCGATTCAGAGGCGAGCGACTTTAATATTGTAGATGCCACACCATTTGGTAGAGATCCTATGCACGAGTTATCTGCGGCATGTAAGGAATT encodes:
- a CDS encoding putative glycoside hydrolase, whose protein sequence is MHFKSSFLVVLLAVSLCTCSVQKQETALVKQKLPEFSWDKMPLYMHLRKSEAFTKEELTYLSKFPLITFEKTTGSKAYGSTETGTIRAAKAVKKINPDAKILYYKNVIVNWGGYNEDEEFLYKHPEALLVNTKGQKALMPNGRTGFFDISEDYVREYWINHVKKVTESPFIDGVFLDANIKVLVPMFFNNRVGEEKREAIKIGYLSMMADLDAQIGKDNLLIANILRVRPEFEDSGREYLKFFDGSYIEGFEHESFGMTYEDYLAKGIEAVQKSAREGSVIAMSLGIGKGLENAEAGIDDARKKVTINENFTKRLDYLLAIFLVCAEKHSYVYPHDGYDIQKSAVWLKTFPQYEKNLGAPKGYALREGYIYTRSFEYLDVTLDIQNKTAQLDWK
- a CDS encoding alpha-L-fucosidase, producing the protein MSIEKLIIIFFFTLSTCFVFGQTKSAEKVIDANWKSMAENYQVPEWFQDGKIGVWMHWGIPSSIDENRVEDGSHYGRRMYGDEDYDARNEPDRLRTVRLTKWHTERYGPPSEFGYEKFIADFKAENFDADKIVQFVKASGARFIMPVATHHDNFDMYDSFFPWNSVKMGPKKDILREWKDAAYKHDLKFGVSTHLYWSPRFFRTARKFQKKGTPEWEFFNMDYDTKEFASQDSWNEHWYKRSWDLIEKYDPDMFNNDSPYPTIKTGKGLGVKLFSEYLNRDLKENNGKQTTVLSFKNAKENKAAFTYNLERGMFGEQQEHPWIWATDLSGSWFYRKDAFTKMSLNVLIGNAIDAISKNGIVMINLALKGDGTIPENQIKMLSDFGAFVKINQDGIYNTRPWKTFGEGPLEIVTKRAGENLKEFSEKDIRFTTKDGNLYAFLLAPPTEDILIKVLKQDGLLQKNIKEIQLLGSDETISWNRNKDGLAITYDFKNIPNQSAICFKIITE
- a CDS encoding TonB-dependent receptor; its protein translation is MKKNKTKSLLFLILLQCFIGFAQEQIITGKVTDENNIPLPGASIIEKGTKNGATTNMEGEYTILLKNVDAVLEFYYLGFKSVEYSTAGKNLINVKMVTDSESLDEVVINIGIRASHLAEVRAKRDAATVIEAITPEDIGDFSDTNAADALQRVAGVQIERDVDGVSGDRVSIRGIGPQFVGVTVNGRTPLSAGNEGKSDFRKFNLNVIPTEIISGARIHKTAQAKEVTTNIGGSVDFQTIRPLDARYRKKNYFASINVRGASNTPIDELDFGQRFSGVYGTKINDKLGIAVSIIYADEDNIKDETSLRGITQGINLTDENGTEYSDVIVGRTINNSLLRKNEVRFATSAAIQWRPIEEIDMVLDYTRTNVEANSDRQQFQIGLGSTGATQLLGGNHIFDEGDLDFNGNILTYISPSSEDNARTTITNANQFYDNHSTNNIVGLNTTFTPINKLKIISDISYSDLDFFQNLTQITHRVQGRNGGYDQTSLDIDLRGEIPSYGLPAEAFDPTSFDLNRVSRRLIKTKGYNYATKFDFEYEFDKKSKITFGTRYAVTDFEARQTTSSHTDSDQLSGLYGGIVAELNESGAYSDLLGEITGVGFNEGNVAGLENGWVRVPGQAVLDLLPGYADIDGGSIFDFDIDLKDVEAEENNLGFDARRSYGANEASTDFYTQMDIKTALFKLPVSFNFGVRAVRTQNKSRGFSGVTFEDADTGDDLDEFSTENFYYEVETSRWDVLPSFNANLSLKRNVKLRLSAYKGVSRPKFVDLIPNNEITFLTNIDPADAADLANSGLRGTIVSGNPDLKPYTAWMYDTTLEFYTNNGGAFIFSAFYKDLKNYIVKAVTPDQTYPGEELLGIPLPDGTGGTDDLTGLLFDITKPINITDGRIYGFEVGLNQHLSFLPGFAKDFGIKANYSYVESEFDGDLGEQADGFPGTAKHNANGTLYYERSGFSLRFTAAYRGDYLSNLGAIGGNTRADEPHYTEGSTTLGITLRKSLLNKKLQFSAGVSNLTGEDIRRFQAGDTRNFSAYYSRNPIWKFTMRYKF